The Persephonella sp. genome segment TACGCTATTTTTCTCTTTGTATATTAAAACCCCCCCACAGTATGGACAGGGAACACCTGGTCCTCCAACATGCTCATTATCATCTTTCACAGATTTTCTACATCTTCCACATTCCCAGTCCCCAATTTCGTATGCTATGTAATTTATTGTTATTTGTCCGTTTGGATCTTCAAATGGAAATGAGCTTTTAAATATTGCATGAAGTCCTTTGTCTTCCCTTTCGTAAGGATTTTTATGAAATTGTATAAAATTTTCAAAAGATTCTTTCTGCACATGGAGAAGATCAGGGGGCTGTAAAACTTCCTTTCTTCTTGAAAGATTTTTTCTCAATGGGTTGAAAGGTAATTTTTCTATATTCCTCATACTGCACCACCTTTTAGTGATTTTTTCTTATTCAATTTTCAATACAAATGAATAAAGGCAGACCACTCCACCAATGGTCTGCCTCAAACAATTTATAAGCAAACTCCAAAAGGATAGATAACTGTCAACTTACTTGATTTCGACAGTAGCACCTGCTTCTTCAAGTTTTGCTTTAATCTGTTCTGCCTCTTCTTTAGAAACTCCCTCTTTGACAGGTTTAGGTGCAGAATCAACAAGCTCTTTTGCCTCTTTAAGTCCAAGTCCTGTGATTTCTCTAACAACTTTAATAACATTGATCTTTTTGTCTCCTGGGCTTTGGAGAACAACATCAAACTCTGTTTTTTCCTCTGCAGGAGCACCTGCAGCAGCACCACCAGCAGCCGGAGCAGCAGCTACCATAGCAGCAGCAGATACACCAAACTCCTCTTCAAGCTCTTTTACAAGCTCTGCAAGTTCTAAAACAGTCATGTTTTTGATAGCTTCTTTGATCTCTTCTTTTGAGATTGTTGCCATAGTATTAAAACCTCCTTTATTTTTTTCAGTCTATTAACCTTGTTTTTCTTTTTCTTCTTTTATTGCGTTAAGCACCATCACCGCTTTTTGCGGCACAGCATTAAGAACACGCACAAAGTTTGTAACAGGAGCCATCATTGTCGCAAGAAGCTGTGCAAGCAGTTCTTCTCTGCCTGGGAGTGATGCAAGTTCATCAATCTTCTCAGGTGTTGCATAACTTCCCTCAACAAGACCTGCTTTAACTTTTGCCTTTTCATTTTCTTTTAAAAACTCTTTAAGGGCTTTTGCTGCTGCAACTATATCCTCATAAGCAAAAATAACAGCAGATGGACCCTGGAAAATTTCAATTTTATCATAAAGTTCTGTTCCGTTGCAAGCTCTGTAAAGAACTGTATTTTTTATAACTTTTATCTCTGCATCTTTCTTCCTGATCTCTTTTCTAAAATCTGCCATCGCATTGGCATCAATTCCCGTAAAATCAAAAATAACCATAAGTTTGGCTCTATCTATCTTTTGCTTTACATCATCAACTATCTGCTGTTTTCTCAGTATTGATTTTCTAATTTCTGTTGTTGACATTTTCTATCCTCCAATTAAGCTGCTTTTGCTTCAATTGATCTGAGTATTGAAGCAATATCAAGCCTTATAGACGGGCTCATGGTAGTTTTTATAACAGCATTTTTTATGTACTGCCCTTTAAGACCTGAAGGTCTGAGTTTCTGAACTGTTTCTATTACCTCAAGGGCATTTTCAACAAGTTTCTGTTTATCAAAAGATATTTTTCCAATAGGAATGTGTAGGTTCCCTGTCTTATCAACTTTAAACTCAACCCTACCTTTTTTAGCCTCTTCAACAGCTTTTTTAACATTCTGCGTTACAGTTCCAACCTTTGGGTTAGGCATAAGTCCTCTTGGACCGAGAATTCTACCTAATTTAGCAACTTTTGGCATCATATCTGGAGTAGCGATAACAACATCAAAATCAAGCCAGTTTTCATTCAGTATCTTGTTTATAATATCTTCACCACCTACATAATCAGCTCCAGCCTCTTCTGCTTCTTTTACCTTTTCTCCTTGTGTAATAACAAGAACCTTCAGCTCTTTTCCAAGACCATGGGGAAGAACAACAGACCCTCTTACCATCTGATCTGCATATCTTGGATCAACTCCTAATTTGAATATCAGCTCAACAGTTTCATCAAATTTTCTCTGGAGAACATCTTCCATCTTCTTAAGTGTATCTACAGCTTCTTCAAGGGAGTAAAGCTTGTTTTTATCTACTAATTTTAGAGCTTCAAGATATTTTTTTCCTCTTCTTGCCATAGCTACGCCTCCAATCCTTCTACTTCAATACCCATAGAACGGGCTGTTCCAGCAATAATTCTTACCGCAGCTTCCATATCTTCTGTGTTTAGATCTTTCATCTTTATCTTTGCTATTTCTTCCAGCTGCTGTTTTGTAACCTTACCCACT includes the following:
- the rplL gene encoding 50S ribosomal protein L7/L12, which encodes MATISKEEIKEAIKNMTVLELAELVKELEEEFGVSAAAMVAAAPAAGGAAAGAPAEEKTEFDVVLQSPGDKKINVIKVVREITGLGLKEAKELVDSAPKPVKEGVSKEEAEQIKAKLEEAGATVEIK
- the rplJ gene encoding 50S ribosomal protein L10, yielding MSTTEIRKSILRKQQIVDDVKQKIDRAKLMVIFDFTGIDANAMADFRKEIRKKDAEIKVIKNTVLYRACNGTELYDKIEIFQGPSAVIFAYEDIVAAAKALKEFLKENEKAKVKAGLVEGSYATPEKIDELASLPGREELLAQLLATMMAPVTNFVRVLNAVPQKAVMVLNAIKEEKEKQG
- the rplA gene encoding 50S ribosomal protein L1, with amino-acid sequence MARRGKKYLEALKLVDKNKLYSLEEAVDTLKKMEDVLQRKFDETVELIFKLGVDPRYADQMVRGSVVLPHGLGKELKVLVITQGEKVKEAEEAGADYVGGEDIINKILNENWLDFDVVIATPDMMPKVAKLGRILGPRGLMPNPKVGTVTQNVKKAVEEAKKGRVEFKVDKTGNLHIPIGKISFDKQKLVENALEVIETVQKLRPSGLKGQYIKNAVIKTTMSPSIRLDIASILRSIEAKAA